The region TCGGATAGACGACCGATTCGCCATCCACGCCGCGCGCCGTCAGCACGGACACTTCATACGCCAGCGGCAGCATCTTTTCCAACAGGCAAGTTACTTCGCCCATTTCCGCGAACGCGGCGCGCACATCGTCGCGCGTGCGCACGCGGAACTGGCCCTTGCCGTCATAGCCCATGCGCACGGTTTTCAAGATACCCGGCAGCAAGTCGTCGCTGATGGCGTCGATGTCAAGCTGCGTGGCGATGACCATGTGCGGCGCCGGCAGCACGCCCGATTTCTCCGCACAGTCGACAAAGAAACGCTTTTCCGCGATGCGGTCCTGCGCCACCGACACGCCATGGGCGTTCGGGGCCACGAACACGCGTTCGGCCAGGCGCGACAGGCTGTCGGCCGGCACGTTCTCGAATTCCGTGGTGACGGCCAGGCATTGCGCCGCCAGGGCGTCGAGGCCGGCGACATCGCTATAGCCGGCATTGATGAGGCGCTGCGCCACCTGCCCCGCAGGGCAAGTGGCGGCCGGTTCCAGCACAGGTTCAAGAACTGCAACCTGATAACCCATGCTCTGGGCGGCCTGGGCAAACATGCGGCCGAGCTGGCCGCCACCCATCACGCCCAGCCACGCCGATGGATTAGCGGCAGGCAGCAATGGGGAAGTCGATTTACTATTCATTATTTTTCAAACACATTATTCAGGCAAGACCATGGCCTTGGCGGCGGCCGTTTGCGTGGCACGGAAGGCTTCCAGGCGCTCGGCCAGGGCGTCGTCATTGGCGGCAAGCATCGCCACCGCCGTCAGCGCCGCATTCGCCGCGCCCGCTTCGCCGATGGCGAAGGTGGCCACCGGCACGCCCTTGGGCATTTGCAGGATGGACAGCATGGAATCTTCGCCGCGCAAGTATTTCGACGGCACGGGCACGCCCAGTACGGGCACGATGGTCATCGCCGCCACCATGCCAGGCAGGTGGGCCGCGCCGCCGGCGCCGGCGATGATGGCGCGCAAGCCGCGCGCGCGCGCGCTTTTCGCGTACGCATACATCTCGTCGGGCATGCGGTGCGCGGAAATGACTTGCGCTTCGTACGGCACGCCAAACTGTTTCAGGATGGCGACCGCGTTCTGCATCACGTCCCAGTCCGAGGACGAGCCCATGATGACGCCGACCAGCGGCTTGTTTTGCTCAGTCATCTCAGGCCTTCAGCTTCTCGCCCGTCAGGCGTTCGATGGCTTCAAAATACTTGGCCTGGGTTTTTTCGATGACGTCGGCCGGCAGCGCAGGCGCCGGTGCGGTCTTGCCCCAGGTCAGCGTTTCCAGGTAGTCGCGCACGAACTGCTTGTCGAACGATGGCGGCGAAATGCCAGGCTGGTAGGAATCCGCAGGCCAGAAGCGCGACGAGTCGGCCGTCAGCACTTCATCCATCAGATGCATGACGCCATTGTCGTCCAGGCCGAATTCGAACTTGGTGTCGGCGATGATGATGCCGCGCGTGGCCGCGTATTCGGCGGCCGTCTTGTAGAGTTGAATGGCCACGTCGCGCATCTTGGCGGCCAGGTCGGCACCGATGCGCTCTTCCATTTCAGCAAAGCTGATGTTTTCGTCATGCTCGCCCAACTCGGCCTTGGCGGCCGGCGTGAAAATCGGTTCCGGCAATTTTTCCGCCTGTTGCAGGCCCGCTGGCAGCTTGATGCCGCAGATGCTGCCCGTATCCTGGTAATCTTTCCAGCCCGAACCGATGATGTAGCCGCGCACGACTGCCTCGACCATGATCGGTTTCAAGCGCTTGGCCACGACGGCGCGGCCTTGCACTTGCTCCACTTCATCAGCTGCCACCACGGATTCCGGCGCCACGCCGGTCAGGTGGTTCGGCACGATATGGCCCAGTTTCTCGAACCAGAAGTCGCTCATCTGGTTGAGGACCTTGCCCTTGCCGGGGATAGGCTCGTTCATGACGACATCGAAGGCCGACAGGCGGTCCGTGGTGACGATCAGAATCTTGTCGTCGCCAACGGCGTAGTTGTCGCGGACCTTGCCGTGGCCCAGCAATGGCAGGGAATGGATGGAAGTCTGATAGAGGCTGTTCATAGCGGGGGAATAGTTGGATGAAACGAAACCGGCAGGCAGGGGGTGCCCGCCGGTCGAGAAAATCGGGCACGGAGCATTGCTTCCGGCCCGTTCCAGACAGAATTTTACTTCACAATTTGCGACAGCTCGCCGGCCTTGTAGCGCTCGGCCATTTTTTCCATCGTGATGACCTTGATTTTCGACGCCTGGCCTTCGCAGCCGAAAGCCTGCATGCGCGCGCGCACGATTTGCTCGGCGGCGGTGCGCGCTGGCTTCAGGAAGTCGCGCGGGTCGAATTTCGACGGGTTCTCGAACAGGTACTTGCGCACGGCAGCCGTCATCGCCAGGCGGATGTCGGTGTCGATGTTGATCTTGCGCACGCCGTGACGGATGCCTTCCTGGATTTCCTCGACTGGCACGCCGTAGGTTTCCTTCATGTCGCCGCCGAATTCGCGGATGATGGCCAGCAATTCCTGCGGCACCGACGAAGAACCGTGCATCACCAGGTGGGTGTTCGGGATGCGCGCGTGGATTTCCTTGATGCGGTCGATGGCCAGAATGTCGCCCGTCGGCTTGCGCGTGAATTTGTAGGCGCCGTGCGAGGTGCCGATGGCGATCGCCAGGGCGTCGCACTGGGTGCGCTGCACGAAGTCGGCCGCTTGCGCCACGTCCGTCAACAGTTGCTCGCGCGTCATGGTGCCGTCCGCGCCGTGGCCGTCTTCCTTGTCGCCCTTCATGGTTTCCAGCGAACCGAGCACGCCCAGTTCCGCTTCCACCGTCACGCCGATGGCGTGCGAGAATTTCACCACTTCACGCGACACTTCCACGTTGTAGTCGTAGGAGGCAACCGACTTGCCGTCCGCTTCCAGCGAACCGTCCATCATCACGGAAGTAAAACCCGAGCGGATGGCGGCCATGCAGACGGCCGGCGACTGGCCGTGATCCTGGTGCATGACGACGGGAATGTGCGGATACGCTTCGACGGCGGCGTCGATCAGGTGGCGCAGGAACGCTTCACCGGCGTACTTGCGCGCGCCAGCGGACGCCTGCATGATCACCGGCGAGTTCAGCGCATCGGCGGCGGCCATGATGGCTTGCACTTGCTCCAGGTTGTTGACGTTGAAAGCAGGAATGCCATAACCGTTTTCGGCGGCATGGTCCAGCAGTTGACGCATGGATACGAGAGACATGGTAATACTCCAGATAACAATAGAAACCGTTGCGGCGCTTCGCGGTCGATGACCGCGGCGGCGCCTGAATTCTTTACATCAGATCAGCACTGCTTCGAGGTCGCCTACCTTGACAATTTTCAGGGCATTCGTGCCGCCCACCTGACCCATCGGTTCACCCCAGGTAACGACGATCATGTCGCCCTTGCGGACGATACCTTGTTCCACCAGCAAGTCTTCCGCCTGCTTCA is a window of Janthinobacterium rivuli DNA encoding:
- a CDS encoding 5-(carboxyamino)imidazole ribonucleotide synthase, which produces MNSKSTSPLLPAANPSAWLGVMGGGQLGRMFAQAAQSMGYQVAVLEPVLEPAATCPAGQVAQRLINAGYSDVAGLDALAAQCLAVTTEFENVPADSLSRLAERVFVAPNAHGVSVAQDRIAEKRFFVDCAEKSGVLPAPHMVIATQLDIDAISDDLLPGILKTVRMGYDGKGQFRVRTRDDVRAAFAEMGEVTCLLEKMLPLAYEVSVLTARGVDGESVVYPIAENVHRDGVLFTTTVPGPNVSDDCAAKAQRAAQAMVAELGYVGVLCIEFFVLEDGSLVVNEMAPRPHNSGHYTMDACVTSQFAQQVRAMARLPLGDVRQHSPAVMLNILGDAWFAGDSDAACEPAWDQVLALPGACLHLYGKDDPRRGRKMGHLTFIAATLPEAQQRLRDACLILGIAP
- the purE gene encoding 5-(carboxyamino)imidazole ribonucleotide mutase — encoded protein: MTEQNKPLVGVIMGSSSDWDVMQNAVAILKQFGVPYEAQVISAHRMPDEMYAYAKSARARGLRAIIAGAGGAAHLPGMVAAMTIVPVLGVPVPSKYLRGEDSMLSILQMPKGVPVATFAIGEAGAANAALTAVAMLAANDDALAERLEAFRATQTAAAKAMVLPE
- a CDS encoding phosphoribosylaminoimidazolesuccinocarboxamide synthase, coding for MNSLYQTSIHSLPLLGHGKVRDNYAVGDDKILIVTTDRLSAFDVVMNEPIPGKGKVLNQMSDFWFEKLGHIVPNHLTGVAPESVVAADEVEQVQGRAVVAKRLKPIMVEAVVRGYIIGSGWKDYQDTGSICGIKLPAGLQQAEKLPEPIFTPAAKAELGEHDENISFAEMEERIGADLAAKMRDVAIQLYKTAAEYAATRGIIIADTKFEFGLDDNGVMHLMDEVLTADSSRFWPADSYQPGISPPSFDKQFVRDYLETLTWGKTAPAPALPADVIEKTQAKYFEAIERLTGEKLKA
- the fba gene encoding class II fructose-bisphosphate aldolase (catalyzes the reversible aldol condensation of dihydroxyacetonephosphate and glyceraldehyde 3-phosphate in the Calvin cycle, glycolysis, and/or gluconeogenesis) — its product is MSLVSMRQLLDHAAENGYGIPAFNVNNLEQVQAIMAAADALNSPVIMQASAGARKYAGEAFLRHLIDAAVEAYPHIPVVMHQDHGQSPAVCMAAIRSGFTSVMMDGSLEADGKSVASYDYNVEVSREVVKFSHAIGVTVEAELGVLGSLETMKGDKEDGHGADGTMTREQLLTDVAQAADFVQRTQCDALAIAIGTSHGAYKFTRKPTGDILAIDRIKEIHARIPNTHLVMHGSSSVPQELLAIIREFGGDMKETYGVPVEEIQEGIRHGVRKINIDTDIRLAMTAAVRKYLFENPSKFDPRDFLKPARTAAEQIVRARMQAFGCEGQASKIKVITMEKMAERYKAGELSQIVK